The following coding sequences lie in one Populus trichocarpa isolate Nisqually-1 chromosome 14, P.trichocarpa_v4.1, whole genome shotgun sequence genomic window:
- the LOC112324024 gene encoding cyclin-D1-1-like: protein MSVSTDVSSTPINLYCNETPSVALCSRCTELDAKAHASYRFKPETAYLSVSYFHCFILSRPLQQGKGWPLQLLAVACLSLAAKLEETRVPSLLEIHINERIVLEILC from the exons ATGTCTGTCTCGACAGATGTTTCCAGTACTCCTATTAACTTGTACTGCAACGAAACACCCAGTGTTGCACTTTGCTCAAGATGCACTGAATTGGATGCTAAA GCGCATGCTTCCTACCGGTTTAAGCCTGAAACAGCCTATCTTTCTGTCAGCTATTTTCATTGCTTCATACTATCTCGTCCTTTGCAG CAAGGTAAAGGATGGCCCCTGCAGCTATTAGCAGTAGCATGCCTATCTCTAGCAGCAAAATTGGAGGAAACAAGAGTCCCATCTCTTTTAGAGATACACATTAATGAAAGAATAGTACTGGAAATACTATGCtga